Proteins co-encoded in one Amia ocellicauda isolate fAmiCal2 chromosome 11, fAmiCal2.hap1, whole genome shotgun sequence genomic window:
- the sh3pxd2b gene encoding SH3 and PX domain-containing protein 2B isoform X2, which produces MPRRTIEEVVVQDVQKRRNPNKHYVYIIKVSWSDGSTEIIFRRYSKFFDLQMELLDKFPVEGGQKDPKQRIIPFLPGKILFRRSHIRDVAMKRLRPINEYCGALIQLPVYISQCEEVRLFFETRPEDLNPPKEEPIGKKKSAGDFTSADPLLLDQYVAVTDYEKQESSEISLHVGQVVEVIEKNESGWWFVSSDDAQGWVPATCLEAQDDPDDFSLPAEEEEKYTVIYPYAARDKDEISLERGGTVEVIQKNLEGWWKIRYQGQEGWAPASYLKKADILSQKLAAGAAGHSSSTDLDGFSKQQNAAKESRFSPFPDTKRKSSDMRQRPPPRRDLTIPRGLNLPKPPTPPQVEEEYYTIADFQTTIPDGISFQAGMKVEVIEKNSSGWWYIQIDEKEGWAPVTFIDKYKKTSSASRPNFLAPLPHEMAQLRMEDGATGSSGPEDAPRPPRPLPDEPPTSSDTAARPKLKDWKVKDAGKNISFDNKAFVPNSFSGPLPPEPSCPSAEEKPALPPRRESINKSLETDTSEKPRLDMSKGLPPKPPAPGVILPLIPPKAAPFKPDKSPEPKKEEKNKVLHLRNEMGLECGHKISAKEVKKFNLKPIAKPGKVKPEPSEDKPEAASQGLFVKPKPLVRPKPTPAPRVEAQSESKVDITNLRSRLRPSKAGDNGVANEGFQHEALNNGKGSEDQRVPPKQQNGHGQCEAENAKPPASAPKDSPLRPAVPPRRPPPPKKGSGPSSPTETKAPLKELPEHKPPPLQNRPVPPKPKALVPPPAKEEPKPKAAPGPKPFNKMEKPEPPKEKLPPLIKDGVSKQEFYIAIADFEGDDQTAGFKEGAVFEVLEKNSSGWWFCKDVNNGPMPEGWIPSNYLAKKQ; this is translated from the exons GAAAGATCCTTTTCAGAAGAAGCCACATCAGGGATGTGGCAATGAAACGTCTGAGACCAATTAACGAATACTGTGGG gcTCTTATCCAGCTGCCAGTATACATTTCACAGTGCGAGGAGGTCCGTTTGTTCTTCGAAACTAGACCTGAAGACCTAAACCCACCTAAAGA GGAACCAATTGGGAAGAAGAAATCGG CAGGAGACTTTACCTCCGCAGACCCCCTGCTTTTAGATCAGTACGTGGCTGTCACGGACTACGAGAAACAGGAGAGCTCCGAGATCAGCTTACATGTGGGACAGGTGGTGGAGGTCATCGAGAAGAACGAGTCTG GCTGGTGGTTTGTCAGCTCCGATGACGCACAGGGTTGGGTCCCAGCGACCTGTCTGGAAGCGCAGGACGACCCTGATGACTTCTCCCTTCCAGCTGAGGAAG AGGAGAAGTACACAGTCATCTACCCCTACGCAGCCAGGGATAAAGATGAGATCAGTTTGGAGAGGGGCGGGACGGTCGAGGTCATCCAGAAGAACCTGGAGGGCTGGTGGAAAATCAG GTACCAAGGACAGGAAGGCTGGGCCCCTGCGTCGTACCTGAAGAAGGCTGATATTTTGTCTCAGAAACTGGCTGCCGGGGCAGCGGGCCACTCCAGCTCCACAGATCTCGATGGCTTCTCCAAACAGCAGAACGCAGCCAAGGAGAGTCGCTTCTCGCCCTTCCCGGACACGAAGCGCA AGTCTTCTGATATGAGGCAGAGGCCCCCCCCACGCCGAGACCTCACCATC CCCCGGGGACTGAACCTGCCCAAGCCACCTACTCCCCCTCAAGTGGAAGAGGAGTACTACACCATCGCCGATTTCCAGACCACCATCCCCGATGGCATCAGCTTCCAGGCTGGGATGAAAGTGGAG GTGATCGAGAAGAACTCCAGTGGTTGGTGGTACATTCAGATAGACGAGAAAGAAGGCTGGGCTCCAGTCACATTCATAGACAAATACAAGAAAACCAGCAGTGCATCCAGGCCAAACTTTTTGGCACCTCTGCCTCATGAAATGGCCCAGCTCAGGATGGAAGATGGTGCCACGGGCAGTTCGGGCCCGGAAGATGCCCCTCGGCCCCCCAGACCTCTGCCGGATGAGCCTCCCACGAGTAGCGACACTGCGGCTCGGCCCAAGCTGAAGGACTGGAAGGTGAAGGACGCAGGGAAGAACATCTCCTTTGACAATAAGGCCTTTGTCCCGAACTCCTTTTCAGGGCCTCTACCTCCTGAACCATCTTGCCCCTCCGCTGAAGAAAAGCCTGCTTTGCCACCGAGGAGAGAATCCATTAACAAGAGCTTAGAGACCGATACTTCAGAGAAACCAAGGCTCGACATGTCCAAAGGCCTGCCTCCAAAGCCGCCCGCCCCCGGGGTGATTCTGCCCCTCATCCCACCCAAGGCAGCTCCCTTCAAGCCAGACAAGAGCCCTGAGCCGAAAAAAGAGGAGAAGAACAAAGTTCTACACCTCCGGAACGAGATGGGCCTGGAGTGCGGACACAAGATCTCCGCCAAAGAGGTGAAAAAGTTCAACCTGAAGCCCATTGCTAAGCCTGGCAAGGTCAAGCCAGAGCCCAGCGAAGACAAACCTGAAGCTGCCAGTCAGGGGCTGTTTGTTAAGCCCAAACCTCTGGTTCGACCCAAACCCACCCCTGCACCCAGAGTCGAGGCCCAGAGTGAAAGCAAGGTCGACATCACCAATCTGAGGAGCCGGCTGCGCCCGTCCAAAGCAGGAGACAATGGTGTGGCAAACGAAGGATTTCAGCATGAGGCCCTGAACAATGGCAAGGGCAGCGAGGATCAGAGAGTGCCACCCAAGCAGCAAAATGGCCACGGCCAGTGTGAAGCAGAGAATGCGAAACCTCCCGCGTCTGCTCCGAAAGATTCCCCACTGAGGCCCGCTGTGCCACCGAGAAGACCTCCCCCTCCGAAAAAGGGCTCCGGTCCTTCCAGCCCAACAGAAACTAAAGCCCCGCTGAAGGAGCTGCCAGAGCATAAACCCCCCCCTCTACAGAACCGGCCCGTTCCCCCCAAACCCAAGGCTCTGGTGCCGCCGCCTGCCAAGGAGGAACCCAAACCCAAAGCAGCTCCAGGACCAAAGCCCTTCAACAAGATGGAGAAACCTGAGCCGCCCAAAGAGAAGCTGCCCCCTCTGATCAAGGACGGCGTGTCCAAGCAGGAGTTTTATATCGCCATCGCAGACTTCGAAGGGGACGACCAGACCGCGGGGTTTAAAGAGGGGGCCGTGTTTGAGGTGCTGGAGAAGAACAGCAGTGGCTGGTGGTTTTGTAAGGATGTTAACAACGGTCCGATGCCAGAGGGCTGGATCCCTTCCAATTATTTGGCGAAGAAACAATAG
- the sh3pxd2b gene encoding SH3 and PX domain-containing protein 2B isoform X1 — MPRRTIEEVVVQDVQKRRNPNKHYVYIIKVSWSDGSTEIIFRRYSKFFDLQMELLDKFPVEGGQKDPKQRIIPFLPGKILFRRSHIRDVAMKRLRPINEYCGALIQLPVYISQCEEVRLFFETRPEDLNPPKEEPIGKKKSGFVERAASFLKRAGDFTSADPLLLDQYVAVTDYEKQESSEISLHVGQVVEVIEKNESGWWFVSSDDAQGWVPATCLEAQDDPDDFSLPAEEEEKYTVIYPYAARDKDEISLERGGTVEVIQKNLEGWWKIRYQGQEGWAPASYLKKADILSQKLAAGAAGHSSSTDLDGFSKQQNAAKESRFSPFPDTKRKSSDMRQRPPPRRDLTIPRGLNLPKPPTPPQVEEEYYTIADFQTTIPDGISFQAGMKVEVIEKNSSGWWYIQIDEKEGWAPVTFIDKYKKTSSASRPNFLAPLPHEMAQLRMEDGATGSSGPEDAPRPPRPLPDEPPTSSDTAARPKLKDWKVKDAGKNISFDNKAFVPNSFSGPLPPEPSCPSAEEKPALPPRRESINKSLETDTSEKPRLDMSKGLPPKPPAPGVILPLIPPKAAPFKPDKSPEPKKEEKNKVLHLRNEMGLECGHKISAKEVKKFNLKPIAKPGKVKPEPSEDKPEAASQGLFVKPKPLVRPKPTPAPRVEAQSESKVDITNLRSRLRPSKAGDNGVANEGFQHEALNNGKGSEDQRVPPKQQNGHGQCEAENAKPPASAPKDSPLRPAVPPRRPPPPKKGSGPSSPTETKAPLKELPEHKPPPLQNRPVPPKPKALVPPPAKEEPKPKAAPGPKPFNKMEKPEPPKEKLPPLIKDGVSKQEFYIAIADFEGDDQTAGFKEGAVFEVLEKNSSGWWFCKDVNNGPMPEGWIPSNYLAKKQ, encoded by the exons GAAAGATCCTTTTCAGAAGAAGCCACATCAGGGATGTGGCAATGAAACGTCTGAGACCAATTAACGAATACTGTGGG gcTCTTATCCAGCTGCCAGTATACATTTCACAGTGCGAGGAGGTCCGTTTGTTCTTCGAAACTAGACCTGAAGACCTAAACCCACCTAAAGA GGAACCAATTGGGAAGAAGAAATCGG GGTTTGTGGAGAGAGCGGCTTCTTTCCTAAAGAGAG CAGGAGACTTTACCTCCGCAGACCCCCTGCTTTTAGATCAGTACGTGGCTGTCACGGACTACGAGAAACAGGAGAGCTCCGAGATCAGCTTACATGTGGGACAGGTGGTGGAGGTCATCGAGAAGAACGAGTCTG GCTGGTGGTTTGTCAGCTCCGATGACGCACAGGGTTGGGTCCCAGCGACCTGTCTGGAAGCGCAGGACGACCCTGATGACTTCTCCCTTCCAGCTGAGGAAG AGGAGAAGTACACAGTCATCTACCCCTACGCAGCCAGGGATAAAGATGAGATCAGTTTGGAGAGGGGCGGGACGGTCGAGGTCATCCAGAAGAACCTGGAGGGCTGGTGGAAAATCAG GTACCAAGGACAGGAAGGCTGGGCCCCTGCGTCGTACCTGAAGAAGGCTGATATTTTGTCTCAGAAACTGGCTGCCGGGGCAGCGGGCCACTCCAGCTCCACAGATCTCGATGGCTTCTCCAAACAGCAGAACGCAGCCAAGGAGAGTCGCTTCTCGCCCTTCCCGGACACGAAGCGCA AGTCTTCTGATATGAGGCAGAGGCCCCCCCCACGCCGAGACCTCACCATC CCCCGGGGACTGAACCTGCCCAAGCCACCTACTCCCCCTCAAGTGGAAGAGGAGTACTACACCATCGCCGATTTCCAGACCACCATCCCCGATGGCATCAGCTTCCAGGCTGGGATGAAAGTGGAG GTGATCGAGAAGAACTCCAGTGGTTGGTGGTACATTCAGATAGACGAGAAAGAAGGCTGGGCTCCAGTCACATTCATAGACAAATACAAGAAAACCAGCAGTGCATCCAGGCCAAACTTTTTGGCACCTCTGCCTCATGAAATGGCCCAGCTCAGGATGGAAGATGGTGCCACGGGCAGTTCGGGCCCGGAAGATGCCCCTCGGCCCCCCAGACCTCTGCCGGATGAGCCTCCCACGAGTAGCGACACTGCGGCTCGGCCCAAGCTGAAGGACTGGAAGGTGAAGGACGCAGGGAAGAACATCTCCTTTGACAATAAGGCCTTTGTCCCGAACTCCTTTTCAGGGCCTCTACCTCCTGAACCATCTTGCCCCTCCGCTGAAGAAAAGCCTGCTTTGCCACCGAGGAGAGAATCCATTAACAAGAGCTTAGAGACCGATACTTCAGAGAAACCAAGGCTCGACATGTCCAAAGGCCTGCCTCCAAAGCCGCCCGCCCCCGGGGTGATTCTGCCCCTCATCCCACCCAAGGCAGCTCCCTTCAAGCCAGACAAGAGCCCTGAGCCGAAAAAAGAGGAGAAGAACAAAGTTCTACACCTCCGGAACGAGATGGGCCTGGAGTGCGGACACAAGATCTCCGCCAAAGAGGTGAAAAAGTTCAACCTGAAGCCCATTGCTAAGCCTGGCAAGGTCAAGCCAGAGCCCAGCGAAGACAAACCTGAAGCTGCCAGTCAGGGGCTGTTTGTTAAGCCCAAACCTCTGGTTCGACCCAAACCCACCCCTGCACCCAGAGTCGAGGCCCAGAGTGAAAGCAAGGTCGACATCACCAATCTGAGGAGCCGGCTGCGCCCGTCCAAAGCAGGAGACAATGGTGTGGCAAACGAAGGATTTCAGCATGAGGCCCTGAACAATGGCAAGGGCAGCGAGGATCAGAGAGTGCCACCCAAGCAGCAAAATGGCCACGGCCAGTGTGAAGCAGAGAATGCGAAACCTCCCGCGTCTGCTCCGAAAGATTCCCCACTGAGGCCCGCTGTGCCACCGAGAAGACCTCCCCCTCCGAAAAAGGGCTCCGGTCCTTCCAGCCCAACAGAAACTAAAGCCCCGCTGAAGGAGCTGCCAGAGCATAAACCCCCCCCTCTACAGAACCGGCCCGTTCCCCCCAAACCCAAGGCTCTGGTGCCGCCGCCTGCCAAGGAGGAACCCAAACCCAAAGCAGCTCCAGGACCAAAGCCCTTCAACAAGATGGAGAAACCTGAGCCGCCCAAAGAGAAGCTGCCCCCTCTGATCAAGGACGGCGTGTCCAAGCAGGAGTTTTATATCGCCATCGCAGACTTCGAAGGGGACGACCAGACCGCGGGGTTTAAAGAGGGGGCCGTGTTTGAGGTGCTGGAGAAGAACAGCAGTGGCTGGTGGTTTTGTAAGGATGTTAACAACGGTCCGATGCCAGAGGGCTGGATCCCTTCCAATTATTTGGCGAAGAAACAATAG
- the sh3pxd2b gene encoding SH3 and PX domain-containing protein 2B isoform X3 has translation MPRRTIEEVVVQDVQKRRNPNKHYVYIIKVSWSDGSTEIIFRRYSKFFDLQMELLDKFPVEGGQKDPKQRIIPFLPGKILFRRSHIRDVAMKRLRPINEYCGALIQLPVYISQCEEVRLFFETRPEDLNPPKEEPIGKKKSGDFTSADPLLLDQYVAVTDYEKQESSEISLHVGQVVEVIEKNESGWWFVSSDDAQGWVPATCLEAQDDPDDFSLPAEEEEKYTVIYPYAARDKDEISLERGGTVEVIQKNLEGWWKIRYQGQEGWAPASYLKKADILSQKLAAGAAGHSSSTDLDGFSKQQNAAKESRFSPFPDTKRKSSDMRQRPPPRRDLTIPRGLNLPKPPTPPQVEEEYYTIADFQTTIPDGISFQAGMKVEVIEKNSSGWWYIQIDEKEGWAPVTFIDKYKKTSSASRPNFLAPLPHEMAQLRMEDGATGSSGPEDAPRPPRPLPDEPPTSSDTAARPKLKDWKVKDAGKNISFDNKAFVPNSFSGPLPPEPSCPSAEEKPALPPRRESINKSLETDTSEKPRLDMSKGLPPKPPAPGVILPLIPPKAAPFKPDKSPEPKKEEKNKVLHLRNEMGLECGHKISAKEVKKFNLKPIAKPGKVKPEPSEDKPEAASQGLFVKPKPLVRPKPTPAPRVEAQSESKVDITNLRSRLRPSKAGDNGVANEGFQHEALNNGKGSEDQRVPPKQQNGHGQCEAENAKPPASAPKDSPLRPAVPPRRPPPPKKGSGPSSPTETKAPLKELPEHKPPPLQNRPVPPKPKALVPPPAKEEPKPKAAPGPKPFNKMEKPEPPKEKLPPLIKDGVSKQEFYIAIADFEGDDQTAGFKEGAVFEVLEKNSSGWWFCKDVNNGPMPEGWIPSNYLAKKQ, from the exons GAAAGATCCTTTTCAGAAGAAGCCACATCAGGGATGTGGCAATGAAACGTCTGAGACCAATTAACGAATACTGTGGG gcTCTTATCCAGCTGCCAGTATACATTTCACAGTGCGAGGAGGTCCGTTTGTTCTTCGAAACTAGACCTGAAGACCTAAACCCACCTAAAGA GGAACCAATTGGGAAGAAGAAATCGG GAGACTTTACCTCCGCAGACCCCCTGCTTTTAGATCAGTACGTGGCTGTCACGGACTACGAGAAACAGGAGAGCTCCGAGATCAGCTTACATGTGGGACAGGTGGTGGAGGTCATCGAGAAGAACGAGTCTG GCTGGTGGTTTGTCAGCTCCGATGACGCACAGGGTTGGGTCCCAGCGACCTGTCTGGAAGCGCAGGACGACCCTGATGACTTCTCCCTTCCAGCTGAGGAAG AGGAGAAGTACACAGTCATCTACCCCTACGCAGCCAGGGATAAAGATGAGATCAGTTTGGAGAGGGGCGGGACGGTCGAGGTCATCCAGAAGAACCTGGAGGGCTGGTGGAAAATCAG GTACCAAGGACAGGAAGGCTGGGCCCCTGCGTCGTACCTGAAGAAGGCTGATATTTTGTCTCAGAAACTGGCTGCCGGGGCAGCGGGCCACTCCAGCTCCACAGATCTCGATGGCTTCTCCAAACAGCAGAACGCAGCCAAGGAGAGTCGCTTCTCGCCCTTCCCGGACACGAAGCGCA AGTCTTCTGATATGAGGCAGAGGCCCCCCCCACGCCGAGACCTCACCATC CCCCGGGGACTGAACCTGCCCAAGCCACCTACTCCCCCTCAAGTGGAAGAGGAGTACTACACCATCGCCGATTTCCAGACCACCATCCCCGATGGCATCAGCTTCCAGGCTGGGATGAAAGTGGAG GTGATCGAGAAGAACTCCAGTGGTTGGTGGTACATTCAGATAGACGAGAAAGAAGGCTGGGCTCCAGTCACATTCATAGACAAATACAAGAAAACCAGCAGTGCATCCAGGCCAAACTTTTTGGCACCTCTGCCTCATGAAATGGCCCAGCTCAGGATGGAAGATGGTGCCACGGGCAGTTCGGGCCCGGAAGATGCCCCTCGGCCCCCCAGACCTCTGCCGGATGAGCCTCCCACGAGTAGCGACACTGCGGCTCGGCCCAAGCTGAAGGACTGGAAGGTGAAGGACGCAGGGAAGAACATCTCCTTTGACAATAAGGCCTTTGTCCCGAACTCCTTTTCAGGGCCTCTACCTCCTGAACCATCTTGCCCCTCCGCTGAAGAAAAGCCTGCTTTGCCACCGAGGAGAGAATCCATTAACAAGAGCTTAGAGACCGATACTTCAGAGAAACCAAGGCTCGACATGTCCAAAGGCCTGCCTCCAAAGCCGCCCGCCCCCGGGGTGATTCTGCCCCTCATCCCACCCAAGGCAGCTCCCTTCAAGCCAGACAAGAGCCCTGAGCCGAAAAAAGAGGAGAAGAACAAAGTTCTACACCTCCGGAACGAGATGGGCCTGGAGTGCGGACACAAGATCTCCGCCAAAGAGGTGAAAAAGTTCAACCTGAAGCCCATTGCTAAGCCTGGCAAGGTCAAGCCAGAGCCCAGCGAAGACAAACCTGAAGCTGCCAGTCAGGGGCTGTTTGTTAAGCCCAAACCTCTGGTTCGACCCAAACCCACCCCTGCACCCAGAGTCGAGGCCCAGAGTGAAAGCAAGGTCGACATCACCAATCTGAGGAGCCGGCTGCGCCCGTCCAAAGCAGGAGACAATGGTGTGGCAAACGAAGGATTTCAGCATGAGGCCCTGAACAATGGCAAGGGCAGCGAGGATCAGAGAGTGCCACCCAAGCAGCAAAATGGCCACGGCCAGTGTGAAGCAGAGAATGCGAAACCTCCCGCGTCTGCTCCGAAAGATTCCCCACTGAGGCCCGCTGTGCCACCGAGAAGACCTCCCCCTCCGAAAAAGGGCTCCGGTCCTTCCAGCCCAACAGAAACTAAAGCCCCGCTGAAGGAGCTGCCAGAGCATAAACCCCCCCCTCTACAGAACCGGCCCGTTCCCCCCAAACCCAAGGCTCTGGTGCCGCCGCCTGCCAAGGAGGAACCCAAACCCAAAGCAGCTCCAGGACCAAAGCCCTTCAACAAGATGGAGAAACCTGAGCCGCCCAAAGAGAAGCTGCCCCCTCTGATCAAGGACGGCGTGTCCAAGCAGGAGTTTTATATCGCCATCGCAGACTTCGAAGGGGACGACCAGACCGCGGGGTTTAAAGAGGGGGCCGTGTTTGAGGTGCTGGAGAAGAACAGCAGTGGCTGGTGGTTTTGTAAGGATGTTAACAACGGTCCGATGCCAGAGGGCTGGATCCCTTCCAATTATTTGGCGAAGAAACAATAG